A DNA window from Castanea sativa cultivar Marrone di Chiusa Pesio chromosome 7, ASM4071231v1 contains the following coding sequences:
- the LOC142642217 gene encoding polcalcin Ole e 3 → MADNAQVKAEHERIFKSFDANGDGKISSTELGDALKTLGSVTSEEVKRMMAEIDTDGDGFISFQEFTEFASANSGLMKDVAKIF, encoded by the coding sequence ATGGCTGATAATGCACAGGTCAAGGCTGAACATGAACGCATTTTCAAGAGCTTTGATGCCAATGGCGATGGCAAAATCTCTTCAACGGAGCTCGGGGATGCCCTCAAAACACTTGGCTCAGTCACATCCGAGGAGGTGAAACGTATGATGGCCGAGATTGATACTGATGGTGATGGGTTCATTTCATTCCAAGAGTTCACTGAATTTGCATCTGCAAACAGTGGCTTAATGAAGGATGTTGCTAAGATATTTTAA
- the LOC142642101 gene encoding putative serine/threonine-protein kinase PBL7, translated as MGFYQGTCTSSSEDYSDYNEPKVKYILRKMFWQLGLSCFLPARLRRISSKNQSQADILNNNGGNKNLEHNKAWLLAESGGCGAELTNADPQSVHSSFRFSFCSQVELESLNMNSSTAATVLMVNLDNGMTESRAKELKWRRIESLERSISPVANTLIRFSYGEILSATRNFSKGRVLGRGALSCVFRGKVGVLRTAVAIKKLDKEDKEAAKAFCRELMIASSLHNPNVVPLVGFCIDPEEGLFLVYKYVSGGNLERHLHGKKKKGVKGGSSLPWSVRYKVAIGIAEAIAYLHNGTERCVVHRDIKPSNILLSSKKIPKLCDFGLATWTSAPSVPFLCKTVKGTFGYLAPEYFQHGKVSDKTDVYAFGVVLLELITGRKPIEARRPPGEENLVLWAKPLLQKGKGAIEELLDPRLKCTLKNSDKIAQMIAAAASCITNEESRRPGIGEVVAILKGEESPVVSKRKKSGFLGNGCVIDCYSHLQQTNSERRSHLALAMLGVSEFEDDDNFFCR; from the exons atgggtttttatCAAGGCACTTGCACTAGCTCTAGTGAGGACTACTCTGACTATAATGAGCCCAAAGTCAAGTACATTTTGAGAAAGATGTTTTGGCAACTTGGGTTATCTTGTTTCCTCCCAGCTCGCCTGAGGAGAATCTCTAGCAAGAACCAGAGCCAGGCTGACATTCTCAACAACAATGGTGGGAACAAGAATTTGGAACACAACAAGGCATGGTTGTTAGCAGAGTCTGGTGGGTGTGGTGCAGAGTTGACAAATGCTGACCCACAATCTGTGCACTCATCTTTCAGGTTCAGTTTTTGCTCTCAGGTTGAGCTTGAGTCATTGAACATGAATTCTTCAACTGCTGCTACTGTTTTAATGGTGAATTTGGATAATGGAATGACTGAGTCTCGAGCTAAAGAGCTTAAGTGGAGAAGAATTGAGTCATTGGAGAGAAGCATATCACCTGTGGCCAATACTCTTATCAGATTCAGCTATGGTGAAATTCTTTCGGCTACTCGCAATTTCTCCAAAG GCAGAGTTTTGGGAAGAGGGGCTTTGAGCTGTGTTTTTAGGGGGAAAGTTGGGGTTTTGAGGACAGCTGTGGCAATTAAGAAATTGGACAAGGAAGATAAGGAGGCTGCAAAGGCATTCTGTAGAGAATTGATGATTGCTAGCTCTCTTCACAACCCAAATGTTGTTCCTCTTGTGGGTTTTTGTATTGATCCAGAAGAGGGTCTTTTCTTAGTCTATAAGTATGTCTCTGGTGGAAACTTAGAGCGCCATTTGCATG ggaagaagaagaagggtgtAAAAGGTGGTTCTTCACTTCCATGGTCTGTGAGGTATAAGGTTGCCATAGGGATTGCAGAGGCAATAGCATATCTACATAATGGAACTGAGAGATGTGTTGTTCATAGAGACATTAAGCCCTCTaatattcttctttcttcaaaGAAGATACCCAAG TTATGTGATTTTGGATTAGCTACATGGACTTCTGCACCTTCAGTTCCTTTCCTTTGCAAAACTGTCAAAGGAACATTTGG TTATTTGGCTCCTGAGTACTTCCAGCATGGGAAAGTATCTGATAAAACCGATGTATATGCTTTTGGAGTGGTTCTACTGGAACTCATAACTGGCCGGAAGCCAATTGAAGCGAGAAGGCCTCCGGGGGAGGAGAATTTGGTCCTATGG GCAAAACCCCTTTTGCAGAAAGGGAAAGGAGCCATTGAAGAGTTGCTTGATCCACGGCTCAAATGTACTTTGAAAAATTCAGATAAAATAGCACAGATGATCGCAGCTGCAGCTTCCTGCATAACTAACGAAGAATCTCGGAGGCCAGGCATTGGTGAGGTTGTTGCAATATTAAAAGGTGAAGAATCACCTGTTGTCTCTAAAAGAAAGAAGTCTGGTTTTCTGGGAAATGGATGCGTTATTGATTGTTACTCTCACTTACAACAAACAAATAGTGAGAGGAGGAGTCACTTAGCTTTGGCAATGCTAGGAGTTTCTGAGTTTGAGGACGATGATAACTTTTTCTGTCGTTGA
- the LOC142642462 gene encoding F-box protein CPR1-like, which produces MSDNLSTLDSLPHEILTNVFLRLPIKSIVTCTAVCKTWKSLIQNPTFISNHLHHSSNNNNKHPLLLFRLCSSEKEHYVLHFDNQDFNEYTRFDDFPFHGPSFDGIFNVVGTCNGLIFLADDLYGYLCKFFLWNPCVRKFVKLPIPNITFFSHGGYDATVGFGFDSKTNDYKVVRFVTLKEKGQKGKSPPEVEVYSLSTGKWRMVTASPPIGAARGREPEAFVNGALHWVALRKTGNKFLNFVMVFDLGDEVFREIALPKLSDQNGDEYWVRVSISAYGNSLALFQQGFSIHRLSIWVMKDYADASSWTKIRTLPDAFLVEGVPRSHCIPKGFRKSGEVILELYGGYLISRDLETKDFKNLRIRGCAYTFVDSYVESLVLLDKPNQQGKRQKRKRNNSRIQICGPMLYKIHRFWFFSRCKTQNRSWSKRSKLRKGSNLGGRNS; this is translated from the exons ATGTCAGACAATTTATCTACATTGGACTCTCTACCTCATGAAATCTTGACCAATGTTTTCCTTCGCCTACCTATAAAATCCATAGTAACATGCACAGCAGTCTGCAAAACATGGAAATCTCTCATCCAAAACCCAACCTTCATTTCCAACCATCTCCACCACTcctccaacaacaacaacaaacaccCGCTACTCCTCTTCAGACTCTGCTCTTCGGAAAAAGAACATTACGTTTTGCATTTTGACAACCAAGATTTCAATGAGTACACCAGGTTTGATGACTTCCCTTTTCATGGTCCAAGCTTTGATGGAATATTTAATGTAGTGGGTACTTGTAATGGCCTCATCTTCCTTGCTGATGATTTATATGGGTACCTTTGTAAGTTCTTTCTCTGGAACCCTTGTGTTAGAAAGTTTGTCAAACTTCCTATACCCAATATTACCTTCTTTTCACATGGTGGCTACGACGCCACTGttgggtttggatttgattCCAAAACCAATGACTATAAGGTGGTGAGGTTTGTGACTCTTAAAGAAAAAGGCCAAAAGGGTAAGTCTCCACCGGAGGTGGAGGTTTACTCACTCTCCActggaaaatggagaatggtTACTGCTTCACCTCCTATAGGTGCTGCACGAGGTCGTGAGCCGGAGGCTTTTGTCAATGGGGCTCTGCATTGGGTTGCTTTGAGGAAGACTGGGaacaaatttcttaattttgttatGGTGTTTGATTTGGGGGACGAGGTCTTCCGTGAGATAGCGCTGCCGAAACTTTCAGATCAAAATGGAGATGAGTATTGGGTGAGGGTGTCTATTTCAGCGTATGGGAATTCCCTTGCCCTGTTTCAACAGGGGTTTTCTATTCACCGTCTCAGTATTTGGGTGATGAAAGACTATGCAGATGCGTCATCATGGACCAAAATTAGAACTTTGCCTGATGCATTTCTCGTAGAGGGCGTACCAAGGTCACATTGTATACCTAAGGGTTTTAGGAAGAGTGGTGAGGTTATCCTGGAATTGTATGGAGGATACCTCATCTCACGAGACCTTGAGACCAAAGACTTTAAAAATCTTAGAATTCGTGGATGTGCATATACTTTTGTTGATTCTTATGTTGAGAGCCTAGTTCTACTTGACAAACCCAACCAACAAGGGAAAAGacagaaaagaaagaggaacaACAGCAG AATACAGATTTGTGGACCAATGTTATATAAGATCCATAGGTTCTGGTTCTTCTCGAGATGCAAAACACAGAATCGCTCTTGGTCCAAACGCTCCAAACTCAG GAAAGGCAGCAACCTTGGAGGCAGGAATTCATAA